The genomic segment AATAAAGGATTATGAATGTTTTTAAATTTTGAACCGGTCAGTCTGTATAAACAGCACGATTATCTTAGACTTTTAATGAAAACACCCTGGAAAGCTTCAGATTACAGTTTTATAAACCTTCTGGGATGGGGCAGGGAATATGGTCTGGAATGGGCATGGGAAAATAATATGGTCTGGATAAGGCAGACTGTTCCTGAGACCATATACTGGGCACCCATTGGAGACTGGGAAAACACAGACTGGAATCAGGTTTTAGAATCTTTTTGCCCGGAAAATAATCATTTTACACGTATTCCTGGAGCATTGATGCAGATATGGAAAAAAATTTTTCAAGATAGAATCCAGGTTAAGCCTGTTAAAGCCCATTGGGATTATATATATCTGGCAAATGAACTGATTGAACTTAAAGGCAATAGATTTCATAAAAAAAAGAACCTGCTCAAGCAGTTTAAGAGAAAATATAATTATTCATACAAGCCTCTTAATTCTGGATTAATACAATCTGTCCTGGAAATGCAGGAGGACTGGTGTTTATGCAGGGACTGCGAATCTGCTGAAACCCTTGCTGCTGAAAACAGGGCTGTTTCAAGGGTTTTAAATGAATGGCAGAAACTTGAAAACCTGCTGGGCGGAGCAGTTTTTGTGGATAATATAATGGCAGCATTTACAATAGCTGAAGAAATGCCTGATGATATGGTGCTTATTCATTTTGAAAAAGGAATGACAGATTACAAGGGAATTTACCAGGCTGTTAATCAGATGTTTTTGGAAGCTGAAAATAGATTTAAATATGTAAACAGGGAGCAGGATCTGGGAGAAGAGGGACTCCGTAAAGCAAAACGTTCTTATAATCCTGTTGATTTTATTGAGAAATACCAGGCAGAATTTTTATAATCCCTGGTTATGCCCCAATTATCAAAGAAGGAGAGACAAATTATATGATTAACAAATTTAAAATTGCTAAATTTATGGCAACTGTTTTCACTCCTGAATTTCACATTGGCAATACACTATCTTTGGCTAATATAATTCAAAATATTTCAGAAGATAAATTTAATGGAGAATTTATAAGTGTACCAATACCTCAAGAAGCCCCGCCTGAAATACCAAGGATAATACTGAATTCACAAGACGGGACGTGGAAACTCGAAGTATCTTTATTAAGAACTAATCTTATATTCTTAAAACCGATTAATTTATCTGTTGATATTCCAGAAATCGAAGAATTCGGAAAATTTGCATGTAATTTTTTCGGATCGTACAAACGAAGTGTAAATACAAAAATACAGAAGATCGGGTTGGTTTCAGAAAGGTTTTTAGAGTTTGTTAATGATCCCCCTTCACAGTTTATTGTAGAAAAGTTTTGTAACGAGCATTACTCAAAAAAAATTTTTGATAATACTATATCTTTTGAGATACATTCGCTAAAAAAATATAACTTTGAAGATTTTAATATTAATTCATGGATAAGGTTCAGAAGTGCCAAATTAGCAACTCAAACAAAGACTCCTGTGTTACTTGTTGAAAATGATATAAATACTTATGGA from the Desulfonema limicola genome contains:
- a CDS encoding DUF2156 domain-containing protein, whose translation is MFLNFEPVSLYKQHDYLRLLMKTPWKASDYSFINLLGWGREYGLEWAWENNMVWIRQTVPETIYWAPIGDWENTDWNQVLESFCPENNHFTRIPGALMQIWKKIFQDRIQVKPVKAHWDYIYLANELIELKGNRFHKKKNLLKQFKRKYNYSYKPLNSGLIQSVLEMQEDWCLCRDCESAETLAAENRAVSRVLNEWQKLENLLGGAVFVDNIMAAFTIAEEMPDDMVLIHFEKGMTDYKGIYQAVNQMFLEAENRFKYVNREQDLGEEGLRKAKRSYNPVDFIEKYQAEFL